Proteins found in one Megalobrama amblycephala isolate DHTTF-2021 linkage group LG5, ASM1881202v1, whole genome shotgun sequence genomic segment:
- the supt3h gene encoding transcription initiation protein SPT3 homolog isoform X3: MRKDKKKLRRLIKYMQFRDYKSKVLKTIDDEDLLDSDKYSSSSANKRQRLAQDFLGSIDQTGEFLSLVEEEEVDEVKQERLERIEKMTRNMDSSQYSDFCESRQLSFSKKASKFREWLDCSSLDVKPNAISMEILSYLAYETVAQVVDLALLVKQDMTPKTGDPFQHAISATFIQYGNSSAEAASTKKETDSPENTPPSTPSGPLTAGHQGKMHSMAQGNGGPNQDGSIKVKQRKRKKSAAACGVEAQSSAIQPAHIREAIRRYSHKIGPLSPFSSAYRRNGMTFLAC, translated from the exons ATGAGGAAAGACAAG AAAAAATTACGGCGGCTCATCAAGTACATGCAGTTCAGAGACTACAAATCCAAAGTCCTAAAAACCATTGACGATGAGGACCTGCTGGATTCAG ACaaatacagcagcagcagtgccAACAAGAGGCAGCGTCTGGCGCAGGACTTCCTGGGCTCCATCGACCAGACGGGGGAATTCTTGTCTTTGGTGGAGGAAGAGGAGGTGGATGAAGTCAAGCAGGAACGGCTGGAG agAATTGAGAAGATGACAAGAAACATGGATTCCAGTCAGTACAGTGATTTCTGTGAAAGTCGACAGCTGAGTTTCT CTAAAAAGGCCTCGAAATTCCGCGAGTGGCTGGATTGCAGCAGTCTGGATGTGAAGCCCAATGCCATATCCATGGAGATCCTGTCGTATCTGGCCTACGAGACGGTGGCCCAG GTTGTCGACCTTGCCCTGTTGGTTAAACAAGATATGACTCCCAAAACAGGTGATCCGTTTCAACATGCCATATCAGCAACTTTCATCCAGTACGGCAACTCCTCGGCTGAG GCTGCAAGCACCAAAAAGGAGACGGACTCTCCAGAAAACACCCCGCCATCCACTCCCAGTGGCCCTCTGACCGCAGGACACCAGGGAAAGATGCATTCCATGGCCCAGGGCAACGGTGGGCCAAACCAAGATGGCAGCATTAAGGTTAAACAGAGGAAAAGAAAGAAG AGTGCGGCGGCCTGTGGCGTGGAGGCTCAGAGCAGTGCCATCCAACCAGCCCACATCAGAGAGGCCATCAGGCGCTACAGCCACAAGATTGGCCCGCTCTCCCCCTTCTCA